The Latilactobacillus sakei subsp. sakei DSM 20017 = JCM 1157 genome includes a window with the following:
- a CDS encoding VIT1/CCC1 transporter family protein, with translation MTKKLSLAQKINVMRASVMGANDGILSVAGIVIGVAGATSDHFAIFISGIAGMLAGTISMAMGEYVSVSTQKDAQEMAIFNTQLNLKSNYESQSAFVRQKYIKTGIAPELATKATQEMMTADPLTTVIREKYGFLPNAFTNPYAAAIASFISFPIGSILPLAAITLFPNRISVIATIIAVMIALAITGYSAAALGKANRSKAIIRNVVSGLLTMIVTYAIGTLFKQ, from the coding sequence GTGACTAAAAAATTATCTCTTGCTCAAAAAATTAACGTCATGCGAGCCAGTGTGATGGGCGCCAACGACGGCATTCTTTCCGTTGCTGGTATTGTTATTGGGGTTGCCGGTGCCACTAGCGATCACTTCGCCATCTTTATCTCAGGGATTGCCGGCATGTTAGCCGGCACCATCTCGATGGCGATGGGCGAATACGTCTCTGTCAGCACACAAAAAGATGCTCAAGAAATGGCCATTTTCAACACACAACTCAATCTCAAAAGTAATTATGAATCTCAAAGCGCCTTTGTCCGTCAAAAATACATTAAAACGGGTATCGCTCCGGAATTAGCGACTAAAGCCACCCAAGAAATGATGACGGCTGACCCACTAACAACTGTTATCCGGGAAAAATACGGCTTTTTACCTAACGCCTTCACAAATCCTTATGCAGCTGCGATTGCTTCATTTATTTCATTTCCTATTGGTTCTATTTTGCCACTAGCAGCAATTACCCTATTTCCTAATCGCATTAGCGTTATCGCAACTATCATCGCGGTGATGATTGCCCTAGCTATTACTGGTTATAGCGCCGCTGCCCTTGGCAAAGCTAATCGTTCCAAAGCCATTATTCGAAACGTCGTCTCCGGTTTATTAACCATGATTGTCACTTACGCAATCGGGACATTGTTCAAACAATAA
- a CDS encoding carboxymuconolactone decarboxylase family protein gives MAKKQTAGRDLLGDFAPKFAELNDDVLFGQVWSREAELPAHQRSLITISALISGGNFEQLPAHLKIGKENGITEAEIVEVITHLAFYVGWPKAWSAMNAAKTIYRA, from the coding sequence ATGGCAAAAAAACAAACGGCAGGTCGCGATTTATTAGGTGATTTTGCACCTAAGTTCGCTGAATTAAATGATGATGTTTTATTTGGACAAGTCTGGTCACGAGAAGCAGAACTACCAGCGCATCAACGGAGTTTAATTACAATTAGTGCATTAATTTCTGGTGGTAATTTCGAACAGTTACCAGCACATCTAAAAATTGGCAAGGAAAACGGCATTACCGAGGCAGAAATTGTCGAAGTTATCACGCATCTGGCCTTTTATGTGGGTTGGCCAAAAGCTTGGTCGGCAATGAACGCCGCTAAAACAATTTACCGGGCTTAA
- a CDS encoding NAD(P)H-binding protein, which translates to MSKILVLGAAGQVAQLVIQDLLAAKQHELVLYLRNAERLAALKTNPHVTIIEGDVLDQARLTTALKGIDIVYANLGGEFEPLMKTAVKAMTATGVKRLIYISGLGLYHEVPGEFGAWNERAVGHDVMEDTRRAAAIVEQSPLDYTILRCAYMTDEPIVDYELTEKGTPFKGTIISRQSIAKVVVDLIDQPTLGIRASWGINQPNTDGDRPVY; encoded by the coding sequence ATGAGCAAAATATTAGTATTGGGTGCGGCAGGCCAAGTCGCACAGCTCGTTATTCAAGATTTATTAGCAGCTAAGCAACACGAGTTAGTTTTATATCTGCGGAATGCTGAACGATTGGCAGCTTTAAAAACAAATCCGCATGTGACGATTATCGAAGGCGATGTTTTGGATCAAGCGCGATTAACGACAGCTTTGAAGGGGATCGATATCGTCTATGCTAATTTAGGTGGCGAATTTGAACCTTTAATGAAGACTGCCGTCAAAGCAATGACAGCGACCGGTGTTAAACGGTTGATTTATATCAGTGGGCTAGGTCTTTATCATGAAGTGCCGGGAGAATTTGGTGCGTGGAATGAACGTGCTGTGGGTCACGATGTCATGGAAGATACACGTAGAGCGGCAGCAATCGTTGAACAATCGCCATTAGACTACACGATTTTACGGTGTGCTTATATGACCGATGAACCGATTGTTGATTATGAATTAACGGAAAAAGGGACACCATTTAAAGGGACGATCATTTCACGACAGAGTATCGCCAAGGTGGTGGTAGACCTAATTGATCAACCAACCCTTGGTATTCGCGCAAGTTGGGGGATTAATCAGCCTAATACGGACGGTGATCGACCGGTTTATTAA
- the spxB gene encoding pyruvate oxidase translates to MTGTNTEMQKTIPASVAMLRVLESWGVDHVFGYPGGSFNSTMRALTVEQDRLKYIQVRHEQVGALAAAADAKLTGKIGVAFGSAGPGATNLLTGLYDAKEDHAPVLALVGQVPNTNMNYNYFQEFNENPMFDDVSVYNRLVMTPESLPYVVDKAIREAYKHKGVAVVIIPNNFGYVEIPDTPYSSSSPTDRKQVAGPVATDEEVDQFLAMVKDAKRPVIHVGRGIKDGGDKLVELSKKLQIPIVMTGLAKGLVPDSYEGNLGMANRAASKAADEIMAVSDLVIAIGADFPFANLIYRTHDFKFVQIDNDEAQFGRHHFLDFGIWSDATTFVEKVVARSQAAAPSPFFKAAVADMKNWQAYLDALTNRPSDPLEFEPIYKEINRIADPDAVFSIDVGDNIINSFRHLHLTPKNKWVISALFASMGSGVPGALAGQLSYPDRQVFNIAGDGAFSMVMQDLITEKKYRLPIINIITSNASLNFIKSEQDDLPMDYSGIFIEDQDFAMIAQAMGVESITVRSSKELPAAFDKALEVTKAGRPFLIDAKITDKRSIPVEELELTIKDGKLTESISASYDASRPAGKEYSVTDFFAEYDGQSLKTLPELFAENGVEL, encoded by the coding sequence ATGACTGGTACAAATACTGAAATGCAAAAAACTATTCCAGCAAGCGTTGCAATGCTTCGCGTTCTTGAATCTTGGGGAGTTGACCATGTTTTTGGTTATCCTGGTGGCTCATTTAATTCAACAATGCGTGCATTAACGGTTGAACAAGACCGACTTAAATATATCCAAGTACGTCATGAACAAGTTGGTGCACTTGCTGCCGCTGCTGATGCTAAATTAACGGGTAAAATTGGGGTTGCTTTTGGTTCTGCTGGTCCTGGTGCAACAAATCTTTTGACAGGCTTATACGATGCTAAAGAAGATCACGCCCCTGTTTTAGCATTAGTTGGTCAAGTTCCAAATACAAATATGAACTACAACTACTTCCAAGAATTTAATGAAAATCCAATGTTTGATGACGTTTCCGTTTATAACCGCCTCGTTATGACGCCAGAAAGTCTACCATATGTTGTTGATAAGGCTATTCGTGAAGCATACAAACACAAGGGTGTTGCAGTTGTTATTATTCCTAATAACTTTGGTTACGTTGAAATTCCAGACACACCATACAGCTCAAGCTCACCAACAGATCGTAAACAAGTTGCCGGTCCTGTTGCTACTGATGAAGAAGTTGACCAATTCTTAGCAATGGTCAAAGATGCCAAACGGCCTGTGATCCACGTCGGTCGTGGGATTAAAGATGGCGGCGACAAACTCGTTGAATTATCGAAGAAATTACAAATTCCAATCGTCATGACTGGTCTTGCAAAAGGCTTAGTACCTGATAGTTATGAAGGTAACTTAGGCATGGCTAACCGGGCTGCTTCAAAAGCTGCCGATGAAATCATGGCCGTTAGTGATCTTGTGATTGCCATCGGTGCCGACTTCCCATTTGCTAACTTAATTTACCGGACACACGACTTTAAATTCGTTCAAATCGATAATGACGAAGCACAATTTGGCCGTCACCATTTCTTAGATTTTGGTATCTGGTCAGATGCAACTACTTTTGTTGAAAAAGTGGTTGCCCGTAGTCAAGCTGCTGCACCAAGTCCATTCTTCAAGGCTGCCGTTGCTGATATGAAGAACTGGCAAGCTTATCTTGATGCCTTAACAAATCGGCCATCTGATCCACTTGAATTTGAACCAATCTATAAAGAAATCAATCGGATTGCTGACCCAGATGCTGTCTTTTCAATTGATGTTGGTGATAATATCATCAATAGTTTCCGCCACTTGCACTTAACACCGAAGAATAAATGGGTCATTTCAGCCCTCTTTGCTTCAATGGGGTCAGGCGTGCCTGGTGCCTTAGCTGGTCAACTCAGCTACCCAGATCGTCAAGTCTTCAATATTGCTGGTGATGGTGCCTTTTCAATGGTGATGCAAGATTTAATCACCGAAAAGAAATACCGATTACCAATCATCAATATCATCACTTCTAATGCTTCATTAAACTTCATTAAGAGTGAACAAGATGATTTACCAATGGATTATTCAGGAATCTTTATCGAAGATCAAGACTTCGCGATGATTGCCCAAGCAATGGGCGTTGAATCAATCACCGTTCGTTCTTCTAAAGAATTACCTGCCGCTTTTGACAAAGCTCTTGAAGTCACAAAAGCAGGTCGCCCATTCTTAATCGATGCCAAGATTACTGACAAACGTAGTATTCCTGTTGAAGAATTAGAATTAACCATCAAAGATGGCAAGCTTACAGAATCAATTAGCGCAAGCTATGATGCTTCTCGTCCTGCCGGCAAAGAATACAGCGTTACTGATTTCTTCGCTGAATATGATGGCCAATCACTTAAAACGTTGCCAGAATTATTCGCAGAAAATGGCGTTGAACTCTAA
- a CDS encoding SGNH/GDSL hydrolase family protein, with amino-acid sequence MRHYQHLTVLGDSITDQRNHYAHQWYYQWLVDWLAIPKITNLGISGSTIAQPYDPMVNRWQQIPTETDLLLIYAGINDFGRDVPLGQFGDQTTVTFYGALQQMLGQISKHYPQATIYFISHVKIGTDFFPAINQSGYRQADYEKAIVQVTELLGITHISLFNQKALSFADAQQAEALSLDSLHPNDAGHEKIAWFLINKINH; translated from the coding sequence GTGAGACATTATCAACATTTAACGGTTTTAGGAGATAGTATCACCGATCAACGAAACCACTATGCGCATCAATGGTATTACCAATGGTTGGTGGACTGGTTAGCGATTCCTAAGATCACCAATCTCGGTATTTCCGGCTCAACGATTGCCCAACCGTACGATCCAATGGTCAATCGCTGGCAACAGATACCAACTGAAACAGATTTATTATTAATCTATGCTGGTATCAATGATTTTGGTCGCGATGTCCCGTTAGGCCAATTTGGCGACCAAACGACCGTGACTTTTTACGGCGCGTTGCAGCAAATGCTTGGCCAGATTAGTAAACATTATCCGCAAGCAACGATTTATTTTATATCGCATGTCAAAATTGGAACGGATTTTTTCCCAGCCATCAATCAAAGTGGTTATCGACAAGCCGATTACGAAAAGGCAATTGTTCAAGTCACTGAATTGCTAGGAATTACGCATATCAGTCTCTTTAATCAAAAGGCATTATCTTTTGCCGATGCGCAACAAGCAGAAGCTCTTAGTCTCGATAGTTTGCATCCCAATGATGCCGGTCATGAAAAGATTGCCTGGTTTCTGATAAATAAAATTAATCATTAA
- a CDS encoding MerR family transcriptional regulator: MAEKHYKIGEFAALVGLSTYTLRYYEEQGLIKPQRDAAGLRYYTLEDVKWVGFVLHLKGTGMRITELQNYVELRAQGDSTIEARKALLQQVKARAEAEVAELQANLVIMGRKIDWYDGKLDQSIDQLESFETYLQRFES, translated from the coding sequence TTGGCAGAAAAACATTATAAGATTGGTGAATTTGCAGCGCTAGTAGGATTATCAACGTATACGTTGCGCTATTACGAGGAACAAGGTTTAATCAAACCACAACGGGACGCAGCCGGTTTACGCTATTACACGTTAGAGGATGTTAAATGGGTCGGTTTTGTCCTCCATCTAAAAGGGACGGGGATGCGGATTACCGAATTACAGAACTATGTTGAACTACGGGCACAAGGAGATTCTACAATTGAGGCGCGCAAGGCGCTATTGCAGCAGGTTAAAGCACGCGCTGAAGCCGAAGTCGCTGAGCTACAAGCGAACTTGGTGATAATGGGCCGTAAAATAGACTGGTATGATGGCAAATTAGACCAGTCGATAGATCAATTAGAAAGCTTTGAAACCTATTTACAGAGATTCGAATCATAA
- the pnuC gene encoding nicotinamide riboside transporter PnuC — protein MQDSRAIASVFNPKWYIQQMKGWTTASYGLLMFGLGFILAATVSGGPINSVSILTMFAGMLGFTCTISITNTKPLNGVFGIISALIYIIVAYNAKNYNDMLLQTVYIIMLDIPVLLMPDWAQNVDKKVRGLASRGKGLRNWVLTLLFFAASVGLLYLWESNMTDSPRPLIDSVAASVGFTGALLTTLRFKESYYFWFIQSIVSITLWGITAMQGGSNWVLFFTYILYLSNDLVSFFDKNVVWFHPKETIAEN, from the coding sequence ATGCAAGATAGTCGTGCAATCGCCAGTGTATTTAATCCAAAGTGGTATATCCAACAAATGAAGGGCTGGACAACAGCCAGTTATGGCTTATTAATGTTTGGTTTGGGTTTTATTTTAGCTGCCACAGTTTCAGGTGGACCAATTAACAGTGTTTCAATCTTAACGATGTTTGCGGGCATGTTAGGTTTTACATGTACGATTAGTATCACTAATACCAAACCCTTAAATGGTGTTTTTGGGATTATTTCTGCGTTAATCTACATTATTGTGGCTTACAACGCTAAAAACTATAATGATATGTTATTACAAACAGTCTACATTATTATGTTAGATATTCCGGTCTTATTGATGCCAGATTGGGCACAAAATGTCGATAAAAAAGTCCGTGGTCTTGCGAGTCGCGGTAAGGGTCTTCGTAACTGGGTACTGACGTTATTATTCTTCGCTGCTTCAGTAGGGTTGTTATATCTCTGGGAAAGTAATATGACAGATAGCCCACGGCCGTTGATTGATAGTGTTGCCGCTTCGGTTGGCTTTACTGGTGCGTTATTGACAACGTTACGTTTTAAAGAAAGTTACTACTTCTGGTTTATTCAAAGTATTGTTTCGATTACGTTATGGGGCATCACAGCGATGCAAGGCGGTTCTAACTGGGTACTCTTCTTCACCTACATCTTGTACTTATCAAACGATTTAGTATCATTCTTCGATAAGAATGTTGTTTGGTTCCATCCAAAAGAAACGATTGCTGAAAATTAA
- a CDS encoding PTS sugar transporter subunit IIA → MMFKFMKKAPAGQLTAPVTGHYLPIEQVTDEVFASKAVGDGFAIVPDEMTNTINAPVDGVVSSIFPTKHAILIKTKQGVEVLIHMGIDTVELQGAPFEMQVEADFKVKAGEPLVTIDWAQLKAADKANTIMVVSSNATFTPAEPLPAAVTTDSVIGQFDLSAE, encoded by the coding sequence ATGATGTTTAAATTTATGAAAAAAGCACCTGCGGGCCAACTAACAGCGCCCGTTACAGGTCACTATTTACCAATCGAACAAGTGACAGACGAAGTATTTGCTAGTAAGGCAGTTGGTGATGGTTTTGCCATCGTGCCGGACGAAATGACGAATACGATTAATGCGCCAGTTGATGGTGTGGTTAGTTCAATTTTTCCAACAAAACATGCTATCTTGATTAAAACGAAACAAGGTGTTGAAGTCTTGATTCATATGGGGATTGATACAGTTGAATTACAAGGTGCACCTTTTGAAATGCAAGTGGAAGCTGATTTTAAAGTAAAAGCTGGCGAACCACTTGTGACAATCGACTGGGCACAATTAAAAGCAGCTGATAAAGCTAATACAATCATGGTCGTCAGCAGCAATGCGACGTTTACACCAGCCGAACCACTACCAGCAGCAGTGACGACGGACAGTGTCATTGGACAGTTCGATTTGAGCGCAGAATAA
- a CDS encoding ABC transporter permease: MSLIISTIDQGLLWSLLSLGVFITFRILKFPDMTVEGSFPLGAALSAVMLQQHNIALSLLVAFVGGCLAGLVTAILYNYFHVQSLLAGILTLTGLYSVNLRILGQANLAIGDQHNLYQLPFLQQFTVDQRLLILNLIIIVVAMLALALLLYTEFGQALIAAGDNPTMALSQGIAVKRTKTIGIVLSNGLIALAGGLVAQYNGFADVNMGIGVMVIGLSAIIIGERLLVGHHFISKLISIILGSIVYRLILLLVLQLGFNANDFKLFSAIILAIFIIAPQQKKGMTTK, encoded by the coding sequence ATGAGCCTCATTATTTCAACCATCGACCAAGGATTATTATGGAGTTTACTTAGTTTAGGGGTCTTCATTACCTTCCGAATTTTAAAATTTCCTGATATGACTGTCGAAGGTAGCTTCCCACTAGGCGCGGCATTAAGTGCCGTCATGCTACAACAACACAATATCGCCCTTTCGCTACTCGTTGCCTTTGTTGGCGGTTGTCTTGCCGGGTTAGTCACTGCCATCTTATACAATTATTTTCACGTTCAGAGCCTCTTAGCCGGTATCTTGACACTAACCGGTCTTTATTCAGTTAACTTGCGTATTTTAGGCCAAGCCAACCTCGCAATCGGTGATCAACATAATCTCTACCAATTGCCTTTTTTACAACAATTCACTGTCGATCAACGGCTACTAATTTTGAACCTCATCATTATTGTCGTGGCGATGTTGGCCCTTGCCTTATTACTCTACACTGAATTTGGACAAGCACTCATTGCCGCTGGTGATAATCCGACAATGGCACTTTCTCAAGGTATCGCCGTCAAACGGACTAAGACAATCGGAATCGTCCTTTCCAATGGTCTCATCGCTTTAGCAGGTGGTTTGGTTGCGCAATATAACGGCTTTGCAGACGTCAATATGGGGATTGGCGTAATGGTCATTGGCCTATCCGCCATTATCATCGGTGAGCGGCTATTAGTCGGTCACCACTTCATTTCTAAATTAATCAGCATCATCCTCGGGAGTATCGTCTACCGTTTAATCTTATTATTGGTCCTCCAACTTGGCTTTAATGCTAATGATTTCAAACTGTTCTCAGCAATTATCCTCGCCATCTTCATCATTGCACCACAACAAAAGAAAGGAATGACCACAAAATGA
- a CDS encoding ChbG/HpnK family deacetylase has product MQSIIVESDDFGMTIPISRAIILGLKRGLLSATNAQVTSPDFAASAVLAQQMGIQGMGLHLVLDKDVPICDPQNIPSLVTTAGRLMCYANLQAREQELDINEVRREFQAQIDCFLASGLKLTHLTSHHFVATLTPAIYAVVLELAQTYQVPLRHEVTKLPLKQQAAYQDLWQKSTVKTTGALITAQQGPYLTPADIQQQLLLVDQTVPPVILCHVGYLSSALRQKSSLTTNRLVELETLKTLQAMAYWQRNNWQLIDYSVIGVNDR; this is encoded by the coding sequence ATGCAATCAATTATTGTTGAATCTGATGATTTTGGGATGACCATCCCAATTTCACGGGCGATTATATTAGGGTTAAAGCGGGGACTGCTCTCGGCAACCAATGCACAAGTGACGTCACCAGATTTTGCGGCGAGTGCGGTCTTGGCTCAGCAAATGGGGATTCAGGGAATGGGGCTCCATCTTGTACTTGATAAGGATGTACCCATCTGTGACCCGCAAAACATCCCAAGTTTGGTGACAACAGCTGGCCGATTGATGTGCTATGCGAACTTACAAGCACGTGAACAAGAACTTGATATCAATGAGGTCAGACGTGAGTTTCAGGCCCAGATTGATTGCTTTTTAGCGAGCGGTTTAAAACTGACCCATCTGACCTCACATCATTTTGTCGCCACTTTAACGCCTGCCATTTATGCGGTAGTGCTCGAGTTGGCCCAGACCTACCAGGTGCCACTGCGTCATGAAGTGACTAAGTTACCCCTTAAACAGCAAGCAGCTTATCAAGATTTGTGGCAAAAGAGCACGGTTAAAACGACTGGTGCATTAATCACGGCGCAACAAGGGCCATACTTAACACCCGCTGATATTCAACAACAATTACTGTTAGTTGATCAAACGGTGCCACCGGTCATTCTATGTCATGTCGGGTATTTATCTAGTGCTTTGAGGCAAAAAAGTAGTCTAACGACTAACCGCTTGGTTGAGCTTGAGACGCTAAAAACGTTACAAGCGATGGCTTATTGGCAAAGAAATAACTGGCAATTGATAGATTATTCGGTAATAGGAGTGAATGACAGGTGA
- a CDS encoding ABC transporter ATP-binding protein yields the protein MTPRMTLNQISYQISDDNDQKQLLDQLSLDINPGEFVVLLGANGAGKSTFFNTVAGDLTPTSGQIIFNGQEITKQSAQQRTRLISRVYQDPKLGTAADMTVAENILLAMRRGQRRRLLPRRLKQQLPQIKALAKTLPNHLEQQLNRPVSALSGGQRQTLNFLMATIQKPELLLLDEHTSALDAVSSQALMAFTDQTIQDNQLTCLMITHDLEDALRYGNRLLVLKAGQLIADFNAVEKQQLTTEKLLNYLNA from the coding sequence ATGACGCCTCGTATGACTTTAAACCAAATAAGTTATCAAATATCTGATGATAATGACCAAAAACAATTACTCGACCAGTTAAGCCTTGACATCAATCCCGGAGAATTCGTTGTGCTACTAGGAGCCAACGGTGCTGGTAAATCAACTTTTTTCAACACTGTTGCTGGTGATTTAACGCCGACGAGTGGCCAAATTATTTTTAATGGGCAAGAGATTACCAAGCAATCTGCCCAACAGCGGACACGTTTAATTAGTCGTGTTTATCAAGATCCTAAATTAGGGACAGCCGCTGATATGACCGTCGCCGAAAACATCCTATTAGCCATGCGGCGTGGTCAGCGGCGTCGTTTGTTGCCCCGTCGTCTAAAACAACAATTACCACAAATTAAGGCTCTCGCCAAAACCTTACCCAATCATCTAGAGCAACAGCTTAACCGACCGGTCAGCGCCTTATCTGGTGGACAACGTCAAACCCTTAACTTCTTGATGGCAACTATTCAAAAACCTGAATTGCTACTATTAGATGAACATACATCTGCCCTAGATGCCGTTTCAAGCCAGGCACTGATGGCTTTTACAGATCAAACCATTCAGGATAATCAACTCACCTGTTTGATGATTACTCATGATTTGGAAGATGCCTTGCGTTATGGCAACCGCCTTTTAGTGTTAAAAGCCGGTCAATTAATTGCTGATTTTAATGCGGTGGAAAAACAACAACTAACAACTGAAAAACTCCTTAATTATCTTAATGCCTAA
- a CDS encoding cupin domain-containing protein translates to MVKNERLKTEQLFTVGEPNVAYQDFFVGQSYLSMLVNEPDVNANVGNVTFEPGCRNNWHIHHDGYQILLVTGGEGWYQEAGKAAQHLVPGDVIVTKDGIKHWHGATKDSWFSHIAITAGTPEWLEAVSDADYDVLTN, encoded by the coding sequence ATGGTTAAAAATGAACGATTAAAAACAGAACAATTATTTACAGTAGGGGAACCGAATGTGGCTTACCAAGATTTTTTTGTTGGGCAAAGCTATTTATCAATGTTGGTTAACGAACCAGATGTGAATGCTAATGTTGGCAATGTCACGTTTGAACCAGGTTGTCGCAATAACTGGCACATTCATCATGATGGTTATCAAATTTTGTTAGTCACTGGTGGTGAAGGCTGGTACCAAGAAGCCGGGAAAGCAGCACAACATTTGGTGCCGGGTGATGTGATTGTCACTAAAGACGGGATTAAACATTGGCATGGTGCCACTAAGGACAGTTGGTTTAGCCACATCGCAATCACAGCTGGAACACCTGAATGGCTAGAGGCTGTTTCTGATGCTGATTATGACGTATTAACAAATTAA
- a CDS encoding VIT1/CCC1 transporter family protein, giving the protein MSISKTTTPSIEKPHQTMEEKMNTLRAGVLGSNDGILTVVGVLFSVAAATTNNFTIFIAGLADLLACAFSMAAGEYASVSSQSDTEKAAVAIEQQRLIHDKEGQIKEVQAFYESKGVTPETSLAIAKDLMSKKPLATIVNVKYDLELGHYMNPWAAAFASLFSAAFGGVFPLFAMIILPEAYKMTGTIIAVTVAVSITAYISAKLGDGKVKVSIIRNILIGLVTMAIHYGIGQLF; this is encoded by the coding sequence ATGTCGATTTCAAAAACAACTACCCCTTCAATTGAAAAGCCCCACCAAACAATGGAAGAAAAGATGAATACCTTACGGGCTGGTGTTTTAGGTTCCAATGACGGGATTTTAACCGTCGTTGGCGTACTTTTTAGTGTTGCCGCCGCCACAACTAATAATTTCACGATTTTTATCGCTGGCTTAGCAGACCTGCTAGCCTGTGCCTTTTCAATGGCCGCTGGCGAATATGCCTCCGTTAGTTCTCAAAGTGACACTGAAAAAGCCGCCGTTGCCATTGAACAACAACGCTTAATTCATGATAAGGAAGGCCAAATCAAAGAAGTGCAAGCCTTCTACGAATCAAAAGGCGTTACACCAGAAACCTCACTAGCGATTGCCAAAGATCTCATGTCGAAAAAACCTTTAGCGACCATCGTCAACGTTAAATACGATTTAGAACTCGGCCATTATATGAATCCTTGGGCAGCAGCCTTTGCTTCTCTTTTCTCCGCAGCCTTCGGTGGTGTTTTCCCATTATTTGCTATGATTATTCTCCCTGAAGCCTACAAAATGACGGGGACCATCATTGCCGTTACTGTGGCGGTTTCCATTACAGCTTATATCAGTGCTAAACTTGGTGACGGTAAGGTCAAAGTTTCGATTATTCGGAACATTCTAATCGGCCTAGTCACCATGGCTATTCACTACGGCATCGGCCAACTTTTCTAA
- the trpX gene encoding tryptophan ABC transporter substrate-binding protein, protein MSKLKRFLPLILIFGSLLTLLGIKKIKEAHQPDLPTVGILQPLSHPALDEIHRGIVAGLASAGYHNHQNIKIDFQNAQNDQSNLRLMSNRFVTEKAKITIGIATPAAQSLANATKQLPIILGAITDPASANLVKNNQHPGANITGVSDQAPIQKQLDLMQAIMPQLKTVGILYSSSDNSATSQMHLFKQLAEQKGLQVVEASLSSVNDLEQVSQNLAPKVDAIYVPTDNTIASAMGTLVHVTDKTKTPVFPSAETMVKDGGLATVGLSQYDLGVETGKMAAAVLSGRSKPASTPIRYLRKGHLVLNLKKAKDLHITIPQNLVKTAKEKGAIIK, encoded by the coding sequence ATGTCTAAACTAAAACGTTTTTTACCACTCATTTTAATTTTCGGTAGTTTACTCACACTGCTAGGTATCAAAAAAATTAAAGAAGCCCACCAACCTGATTTGCCAACCGTTGGTATTTTACAGCCCTTATCCCATCCCGCACTTGACGAAATCCACCGCGGCATTGTCGCAGGTTTAGCGAGTGCCGGCTATCATAATCATCAAAATATTAAAATTGATTTTCAAAACGCACAAAACGATCAAAGTAACTTGCGTCTAATGAGCAACCGTTTTGTTACCGAAAAGGCAAAGATCACCATCGGCATTGCGACACCAGCCGCCCAAAGCCTTGCTAATGCCACTAAACAACTGCCAATTATCCTAGGCGCCATCACCGATCCGGCAAGTGCAAACCTCGTTAAAAATAACCAACATCCCGGCGCCAATATCACCGGCGTTTCCGACCAAGCGCCCATTCAAAAACAACTCGATTTAATGCAAGCCATCATGCCACAGCTTAAAACCGTTGGGATCTTATATTCTAGCAGTGATAATTCGGCAACCAGTCAAATGCATTTATTCAAACAACTCGCTGAACAAAAAGGTCTCCAAGTCGTTGAGGCCAGCCTTAGTTCCGTCAACGATCTTGAACAGGTCAGCCAAAATCTAGCGCCTAAAGTTGACGCAATTTACGTACCGACCGATAACACAATTGCCAGTGCGATGGGCACACTTGTCCACGTCACCGATAAAACTAAAACACCGGTCTTTCCTTCGGCTGAAACGATGGTTAAAGACGGCGGGCTTGCCACTGTTGGCTTGAGTCAATATGATTTGGGCGTTGAAACCGGCAAAATGGCCGCTGCCGTTTTAAGCGGTCGTTCAAAACCCGCTTCAACACCCATTCGCTATTTACGTAAAGGCCACCTTGTCTTAAATCTCAAAAAGGCCAAAGACTTACACATCACCATTCCTCAAAATCTTGTCAAAACCGCTAAAGAAAAAGGAGCGATTATCAAATGA